In Archocentrus centrarchus isolate MPI-CPG fArcCen1 chromosome 16, fArcCen1, whole genome shotgun sequence, a single window of DNA contains:
- the nes gene encoding nestin, protein MELHSLHRIFHPNHLGEEKQQMLNLNRRLETYLNRVKLLEEENALLAKEIQVIRHNNQGALTHKKGLEEELRQARLEVDAVWRDRVLTEVEVGKLTEELQALDLQRQREAEAQVKARTKLEQSRRELEEEQRAQIWLREKVNQLEYEMRLLIQTHEEDVAHLEAKLTNSRATLSHAFAQKGNQTPNLLQLGHEYSQSATRAWQEAAEAYQGQLARLEESLNQARSRLTQVGQEKRESQLKLQTLEKEIVSAQEIRQHLEKTVAQQTCKHSQEIQQLQEHLEALEVEKQELGHQIDHIVMENRGLLQLKMSLGLEVATYRALLDSESLKGDVSLLNQPRSISITDTVFSPRGVKKNYQTQLSASRKTTSLSSVRSIPEPTVMSASPPLNRNPVTSYEMQKISGKSADTDATKAATWETPYPKILHDGAVENFRPQEVSEKVTYAEPLSPPNEPEAIAKTPSGEDEEDWNNGDVECSDERPVVESVVSCQPESALSTGQSFNDEDGNNQFATPSHTLDHANVTGAPCSLPGESVEDVALEEDAGKEEMQQPPAPLDAWVMEECINKDIDHFQEESSESETEAVLEPTSESRPSSPESECEPAESVFNQMVNENLDENPSNDGDPTDIKQEKSSSMVGINQMDVEDKLYPDGEEMDTWDSVIERKIDVKRDDGITNDGRKGQHAEPEEDISAREAVNEQRGGIRKDFATVEQQDNIVTSSLVDTQADNKEHVALEQELALPPNNEEEDDKEDSQNVSMSWRTELEGDSYAQDNTLADTRPLIRYKSDETDANTQVSHMDESESSEGEQEKKTGETGTGTWSESKSKKFGTMEDLCEEVEGETMDDEYNLGYTHIKDGDIDDTTVNENATQVNDKESAKEMIGDSSEGHSDEETEELMEDTVCTNADHDEELETDKLVEQELENLCTDSYNAHFAQQQVSEQLLHPNDKTVQEMTEEEENISACEPGLTVNHELATSTTIINQTSENLSFRESSVVMPQIDTVAIEEIQCEAQETKDTPEKREEENEPSVSMVARADVTEDQSGFNDFMNRLETEESNDSEDSNSVLLVTADEMKNVEDMTAPTEEKEASPLEATSHPQEHLDENVEECQELPEAEWEVLENPREDFKIRAQIEHDEKSEKVPESTNEGSITHQEESLEIPPERTPDENAFFKVKDATNNGLNDFFSSGVKNDFWVSSLESGATCEPDDACNENDEQINENLGFADNLVWKITENQNVFNGKSKVDTDSSKTLTLKNEQEQMHREVKEVLSRNASEGELVHSEESEVEAELWSSGEEPA, encoded by the exons ATGGAGCTCCACAGTTTGCATAGAATCTTCCACCCCAACCACCTGGGTGAGGAAAAGCAACAGATGCTGAACCTAAATCGACGTCTCGAGACCTACCTGAACCGAGTTAAACTCCTAGAGGAGGAAAACGCTCTGCTTGCAAAGGAGATCCAAGTTATAAGACACAATAATCAAGGAGCTCTGACACACAAGAAAGGCCTGGAGGAAGAGCTGCGGCAGGCAAGACTGGAGGTGGATGCAGTCTGGAGAGACAGGGTCCTCACAGAGGTGGAAGTTGGCAAGTTGACTGAGGAGCTTCAAGCCCTGGACctgcagagacagagggaggctGAAGCCCAAGTGAAGGCCAGGACAAAGCTGGAGCAAAGCAGGAGGGAGTTGGAAGAGGAACAGAGGGCACAGATCTGGCTGAGAGAGAAGGTCAACCAGCTGGAGTATGAGATGAGACTCCTGATCCAAACGCATGAGGAGGATGTAGCCCACCTGGAAGCCAAACTGACCAATTCTAGAGCCACATTATCGCATGCATTTGCTCAAAAGGGCAACCAGACACCAAATCTCCTTCAGCTGGGACATGAATATTCCCAGAGTGCCACCAGAGCATGGCAGGAGGCAGCAGAAGCCTATCAGGGTCAATTGGCTCGGCTAGAGGAGTCACTTAACCAGGCCAGGAGCCGTTTGACCCAAGTGGGCCAAGAGAAACGTGAGAGCCAGCTGAAGCTCCAAACTCTGGAGAAGGAGATCGTTTCAGCTCAGGAAATCAGGCAGCACCTGGAGAAGACTGTTGCCCAGCAGACATGCAAACATAGCCAGGAGATCCAGCAGCTCCAG GAGCACTTAGAGGCCTTAGAGGTGGAGAAACAGGAGCTTGGCCACCAGATTGATCACATCGTCATGGAGAACCGAGgcctgctgcagctgaagatgTCTCTGGGTCTCGAAGTAGCAACATACAG AGCTTTGCTGGATAGTGAAAGCCTGAAGGGAGATGTGTCTTTGTTAAATCAGCCAAGAAGCATTTCCATCACAG ACACAGTTTTCAGTCCTCGTGGGGTTAAAAAGAATTACCAGACGCAGCTGTCTGCTAGCCGCAAGACCACTTCCCTCTCATCTGTTCGCAGCATTCCAGAACCAACAGTGATGTCTGCAAGTCCACCTTTAAATAGAAATCCTGTAACCTCATATGAAATGCAGAAGATTTCGGGGAAATCTGCTGATACTGATGCAACAAAGGCAGCAACATGGGAAACTCCTTATCCAAAAATACTGCACGATGGAGCTGTTGAAAATTTCAGACCGCAAGAGGTTTCTGAAAAAGTAACGTATGCCGAGCCTTTGTCGCCTCCTAATGAGCCAGAAGCTATTGCTAAAACACCATCAGGGGAAGATGAAGAGGACTGGAACAATGGTGATGTTGAATGCTCTGATGAAAGACCAGTTGTTGAGTCAGTTGTCAGTTGCCAGCCTGAATCTGCCCTCAGCACTGGGCAGTCATTCAATGATGAAGACGGCAATAACCAGTTTGCAACACCCAGCCATACTCTAGACCATGCAAATGTGACAGGTGCGCCCTGCAGTTTGCCTGGTGAATCTGTTGAGGATGTGGCTTTGGAAGAGGATGCTGGAAAAGAAGAAATGCAGCAGCCACCAGCTCCACTTGATGCATGGGTAATGGAAGAGTGTATAAACAAAGACATAGATCATTTTCAAGAGGAGTCTTCAGAGTCTGAAACTGAGGCAGTGCTCGAACCAACATCTGAATCCAGGCCCAGCAGCCCAGAATCTGAATGTGAGCCTGCAGAAAGTGTTTTTAACCAAATGGTCAATGAAAATTTAGATGAAAATCCTTCAAATGATGGTGATCCAACTGatataaaacaagaaaaaagtagTTCTATGGTAGGAATAAATCAAATGGATGTCGAGGACAAACTGTACCCTGATGGAGAAGAGATGGACACGTGGGATAGTGTAATAGAAAGGAAGATTGATGTGAAGAGAGATGATGGCATTACAAATGATGGAAGAAAAGGACAACATGCTGAACCAGAGGAAGACATATCAGCAAGAGAAGCAGTAAatgagcagagaggagggaTTAGGAAAGATTTTGCTACAGTTGAACAGCAAGACAACATTGTGACTTCTTCCCTGGTAGACACACAGGCAGATAACAAAGAGCACGTGGCATTAGAGCAAGAGCTTGCTCTGCCTCCTAacaatgaagaagaagatgataaAGAAGACTCTCAAAATGTCTCTATGTCTTGGAGGACTGAGTTAGAGGGTGACAGTTACGCTCAGGATAACACTCTGGCTGACACTCGTCCTCTGATCCGATACAAAAGTGATGAGACTGATGCCAACACTCAGGTGTCGCACATGGATGAGAGTGAGTCCAGCGAGGgtgagcaggaaaaaaagactGGAGAGACAGGAACTGGAACTTGGAGTGAAAGTAAGTCAAAGAAGTTTGGAACCATGGAAGATCTGTGTGAAGAAGTTGAAGGAGAAACAATGGATGATGAATATAATCTGGGTTACACTCACATCAAAGATGGAGATATTGATGATACAACTGTCAATGAGAATGCTACACAGGTGAATGATAAAGAAAGTGCAAAAGAAATGATAGGAGATAGCAGTGAGGGGCATTCAGATGAAGAAACTGAAGAACTAATGGAAGACACGGTATGCACAAACGCAGACCACGATGAGGAGTTGGAGACAGATAAACTTGTGGAACAGGAATTAGAAAATCTGTGCACAGACAGCTACAATGCTCACTTTGCACAGCAGCAAGTTAGTGAGCAGCTACTACACCCGAATGACAAGACTGTCCAGGAAAtgacagaggaagaagagaacatATCTGCCTGTGAGCCTGGACTGACGGTGAATCACGAACTTGCAACTTCCACTACAATTATAAATCAAACATCTGAAAACTTAAGTTTCAGGGAGTCATCAGTTGTGATGCCTCAAATAGACACTGTGGCTATAGAGGAAATCCAATGTGAAGCTCAAGAAACTAAAGATACCccagagaaaagagaggaagaaaatgagcCCAGTGTGTCCATGGTGGCGCGTGCTGATGTCACAGAAGATCAATCTGGatttaatgacttcatgaacAGACTTGAGACAGAAGAAAGCAACGATTCAGAGGATTCAAACTCTGTGTTATTGGTGACAGcagatgaaatgaaaaatgtggaGGATATGACAGCCCCCACTGAGGAAAAAGAGGCTTCACCTCTGGAAGCTACCAGTCACCCTCAAGAACACCTAGATGAGAATGTTGAAGAGTGTCAAGAGCTTCCTGAAGCTGAATGGGAAGTCCTAGAAAACCCAAGAGAAGATTTTAAAATCAGAGCTCAGATTGAACATGATGAAAAAAGTGAGAAAGTGCCAGAAAGCACTAATGAGGGGTCTATTACACATCAGGAGGAGTCCCTTGAGATTCCTCCTGAAAGGACACCTGAcgaaaatgctttttttaaggTGAAGGATGCAACAAACAACGGACTTAATGATTTCTTTTCCTCTGGAGTAAAGAATGACTTCTGGGTGTCCTCCTTGGAGAGCGGTGCCACCTGTGAACCAGATGATGCCTGCAATGAAAATGATGAGCAAATTAATGAGAATCTGGGATTTGCTGACAACCTAGTTTGGAAGATTACAGAAAACCAGAACGTGTTTAATGGAAAGTCCAAGGTGGATACTGACTCATCGAAAACGTTGACCTTGAAGAATGAGCAGGAACAAATGCATAGAGAAGTAAAGGAGGTGTTGAGTAGAAATGCTAGTGAGGGGGAGTTGGTACATTCTGAGGAGTCTGAAGTTGAGGCTGAATTGTGGTCATCTGGGGAGGAACCAGCATAA